In one Streptomyces sp. T12 genomic region, the following are encoded:
- a CDS encoding NAD-dependent epimerase/dehydratase family protein produces MTKQVDAVVAGGGGFIGGHLAADLLAQGLSVRCVDIKPQYEWHQLHRDAENVVADLSLLENARDAVRGAGQVYMLAADMGGMGFIENHKAACMMSVLISTHMLKAAHEADVERYFYSSSACVYAAGKQTAANVTALKEEDAYPAQPEDGYGWEKLFSERMCRHFEEDYGFTCRVARYHNVYGPAGTWTGGREKAPAAVCRKIAEAAISGSHRIDIWGDGRQTRSFMYIDDCLHGTQMLMHGASSVPVNIGSSELVTINQLVDIVEEIAGIRCERKYQLDAPQGVRGRNSDNSLIRELHGWEPSIPLTAGLEKTYAWVYDQVKLARS; encoded by the coding sequence ATGACCAAGCAGGTGGACGCCGTTGTTGCCGGAGGCGGGGGATTCATCGGTGGGCATCTCGCTGCCGACCTCCTGGCGCAGGGGCTGTCGGTGCGCTGCGTCGACATCAAGCCTCAGTACGAGTGGCACCAACTGCACCGCGACGCCGAGAACGTCGTCGCCGATCTGTCGCTCCTGGAGAACGCCCGCGACGCCGTCCGGGGCGCCGGCCAGGTGTACATGCTGGCCGCCGACATGGGCGGCATGGGGTTCATCGAGAACCACAAGGCCGCCTGCATGATGTCGGTGCTGATCAGCACACACATGCTCAAGGCCGCCCACGAGGCCGATGTGGAGCGCTACTTCTACTCCTCGTCCGCCTGCGTGTACGCCGCCGGCAAGCAGACCGCCGCGAACGTCACCGCGCTGAAGGAGGAGGACGCGTATCCGGCACAGCCCGAAGACGGCTACGGCTGGGAGAAGCTCTTTTCCGAGCGCATGTGCCGCCACTTCGAGGAGGACTACGGGTTCACCTGTCGTGTCGCGCGCTACCACAACGTGTACGGCCCCGCGGGCACGTGGACCGGCGGCCGCGAGAAGGCCCCGGCGGCCGTGTGCCGCAAGATCGCCGAGGCGGCCATCTCCGGGTCGCACCGGATCGACATCTGGGGTGACGGTCGGCAGACCCGTTCCTTCATGTACATCGACGACTGCCTCCACGGCACGCAGATGCTCATGCACGGGGCCAGCAGTGTCCCCGTCAACATCGGCTCTTCCGAACTCGTCACCATCAACCAACTGGTCGACATCGTCGAGGAGATCGCGGGCATCCGCTGCGAGCGCAAGTACCAGTTGGACGCGCCGCAGGGCGTACGCGGCCGCAACTCCGACAACAGCCTGATCCGCGAACTCCACGGCTGGGAGCCCTCGATCCCCCTCACCGCGGGCCTCGAGAAGACCTACGCCTGGGTCTACGACCAGGTCAAGCTCGCTCGCTCGTGA